In Arthrobacter sp. MN05-02, one genomic interval encodes:
- a CDS encoding membrane protein, with the protein MEWLLANGWVLWLALFLGLAAVETLTLDLFFIMLSVGALAALVATVTGAGFVLQIVVFAVVSLLMILLVRPVAVRHLEKGPADQRNNIDRLIGATALALEPVTAHSGTVKIGGDTWTARSADGAALPAGTRLSVARIDGATAVVEPVADRPLPPVAEA; encoded by the coding sequence ATGGAATGGCTGCTCGCTAACGGCTGGGTCCTGTGGCTCGCCCTGTTCCTGGGGCTCGCCGCCGTGGAGACCCTCACCCTCGACCTGTTCTTCATCATGCTGTCGGTCGGAGCGCTGGCCGCCCTCGTGGCGACCGTGACCGGTGCGGGGTTCGTGCTGCAGATCGTGGTCTTCGCCGTGGTGTCGCTCCTCATGATCCTGCTCGTGCGGCCCGTCGCCGTCCGTCACCTGGAGAAGGGACCGGCGGACCAACGGAACAACATCGACCGCCTCATCGGCGCCACCGCCCTCGCTCTGGAGCCCGTGACGGCCCACTCGGGCACGGTCAAGATCGGCGGTGACACCTGGACTGCCCGCTCCGCCGACGGCGCGGCGCTTCCCGCCGGTACCCGCCTCTCCGTCGCCAGGATCGACGGCGCCACCGCCGTCGTCGAACCGGTCGCCGACCGCCCCCTGCCTCCGGTCGCCGAGGCATAG
- a CDS encoding ubiquinone biosynthesis protein produces the protein MPDLPDHLLLCPVCGQPLGQAARALACGLGHRFDAARQGYYNLLTGRGTPFEGDTATMVDAREEFLASGHYAPLREAVVAAALRHAARPAIALDAGAGTGYYLEGLAQAAPHLVPVALDISKVALRRAARRLPGGISIVWDVWRPLPVADQAVDVLLNIFAPRNADEFLRVLAPGGCVVVVTPRPGHLAGLEAVGSLLSVPPQKADDVLTAFAGALVETAREDLDCIMHLPRELARSALAMGPAAHHAKSATARPAADASEDLLAVEARFTVQVLSRRRPSRYPPDGTEG, from the coding sequence ATGCCCGATCTCCCCGACCACCTCCTGCTCTGTCCGGTCTGCGGACAGCCGTTGGGACAGGCGGCCCGCGCGCTCGCGTGCGGCCTCGGCCACCGCTTCGACGCCGCCCGCCAGGGCTACTACAACCTGCTGACCGGGAGAGGGACGCCGTTCGAGGGCGATACCGCGACGATGGTGGATGCGCGGGAGGAGTTCCTGGCGTCGGGCCATTACGCCCCTCTCCGGGAGGCGGTCGTGGCAGCCGCGCTCCGCCATGCCGCGCGGCCCGCGATCGCGCTGGACGCCGGAGCCGGGACGGGCTACTACCTGGAGGGGCTCGCGCAGGCCGCGCCGCACCTGGTCCCCGTCGCGCTGGACATCTCGAAGGTCGCACTCCGCCGGGCGGCGCGCCGCCTTCCGGGCGGCATCAGCATCGTGTGGGACGTCTGGCGCCCGCTGCCGGTCGCGGACCAGGCGGTGGACGTCCTGCTCAACATCTTCGCCCCGCGGAACGCGGACGAGTTCCTGAGGGTCCTGGCGCCGGGCGGCTGCGTGGTCGTCGTGACACCGCGTCCCGGCCACCTGGCGGGCCTCGAAGCCGTGGGCTCCCTCCTGTCCGTCCCCCCGCAGAAGGCGGACGACGTCCTCACGGCCTTCGCCGGTGCCCTGGTCGAGACGGCCCGCGAGGACCTCGACTGCATCATGCACCTTCCGCGGGAGCTGGCGCGATCGGCCCTGGCCATGGGGCCTGCGGCCCACCATGCGAAGTCCGCCACCGCCCGGCCGGCGGCGGACGCATCGGAGGACCTTCTCGCGGTCGAGGCCCGGTTCACCGTCCAGGTGCTGTCGCGGCGAAGGCCGTCCCGATACCCTCCGGACGGCACGGAAGGGTAA
- a CDS encoding dipeptidyl aminopeptidase — protein MKPDQIELLTTTGTPTLHPDGSRLVVAATRPDLRADAYVGQLWEVTLDGGRRRLTRGFRDTAPRYSPDGELLLFLRAAPGGKPQLFAVRASGGEPVQLTDQLLGVAHFDVSPDSRTVVFAARVPEHGRYGTLDGVSAGLEDPRLVTQYKYRMNGLGYTTDKRSQLFTVAVPDLDAEPYIAAVGRLRKEHPDGPGALEEQGAVPSATQLTTADADHLEPVFSADGHRIYFTAALGAEADTTLVSDIHSIALDGGDTRRLTNDGGGTRLGCGAPRPSTDGAWLFFLASDLSPSGLDFVARNTALYVLRTDDPQDVRRLTDAETVDLGDVQEIVADGPESVLVFNRAQGRGELLRVSAAGESSTLVTGPTVATGAAASGQAVVVSYTDPSTAGDVAVVGPSGLQPLSDFSAALRSDTRVGEVQERTYPAPDGTPVHGWVVLPEGEGPHPVLLVIHGGPFAQYGWGYFDEAQVYAAAGYAVLLCNPRGAAGYGQAHGRVIKEAMGTVDLDDVLAYLDGALADFEAMDATRLGVMGGSYGGYLTAWTIAHDHRFEAAIVERGYLDPPSFVGSSDIGWFFSEAYTGTDPARVEAQNPFAKIGQVRTPAFVIHSEEDLRCPIEQAQRYYTALKKQGVETEMLVFPGETHELSRSGSPWHRRQRFDHILRWWARYLPTDANPSTTAVR, from the coding sequence GTGAAACCAGACCAGATAGAACTCCTGACCACCACGGGTACGCCGACACTCCACCCGGACGGTTCCCGTCTCGTCGTCGCCGCGACCCGCCCCGACCTCCGCGCCGACGCCTATGTCGGCCAGCTGTGGGAGGTCACACTCGACGGCGGGCGCCGGCGCCTGACCCGCGGCTTCCGCGACACCGCACCCCGCTACTCGCCCGATGGCGAACTGCTCCTGTTCCTGCGTGCAGCGCCGGGCGGCAAGCCCCAGCTGTTCGCCGTGCGGGCATCGGGCGGGGAGCCCGTCCAGCTCACCGACCAACTCCTTGGCGTCGCCCACTTCGACGTCTCCCCGGACTCCCGTACGGTCGTCTTCGCCGCGCGTGTACCCGAGCACGGCCGCTACGGGACGCTCGACGGCGTCAGCGCAGGGCTCGAGGATCCGCGGCTCGTCACGCAGTACAAGTACCGGATGAACGGTCTGGGCTACACCACCGACAAGCGGTCACAGCTCTTCACCGTGGCGGTCCCGGATCTCGACGCCGAACCCTACATCGCCGCCGTCGGACGGCTCAGGAAGGAGCACCCCGACGGACCCGGAGCCCTCGAGGAACAGGGCGCGGTGCCGTCGGCCACCCAGCTGACCACGGCCGACGCGGATCACCTCGAGCCCGTCTTCTCGGCGGACGGCCACCGCATCTACTTCACCGCCGCGCTGGGGGCCGAGGCGGACACCACGCTGGTCTCGGACATCCACTCGATCGCGCTCGACGGTGGCGACACCCGCCGGTTGACGAACGACGGCGGTGGCACCCGCCTCGGCTGTGGCGCTCCCCGGCCCAGCACCGACGGTGCCTGGCTGTTCTTCCTGGCCTCGGATCTCTCGCCGTCGGGCCTGGACTTCGTGGCCCGGAACACGGCCCTGTACGTTCTGCGGACCGACGACCCGCAGGACGTCCGGCGACTCACCGATGCGGAGACCGTGGACCTGGGCGACGTCCAGGAGATCGTGGCCGACGGGCCGGAGTCCGTCCTCGTCTTCAACCGGGCGCAGGGCAGAGGCGAGCTGCTGCGCGTATCGGCGGCGGGGGAGTCGTCCACCCTGGTCACCGGCCCCACCGTGGCGACGGGCGCCGCGGCCTCGGGACAGGCGGTCGTCGTCTCCTACACGGATCCCTCGACCGCCGGGGACGTGGCCGTCGTCGGGCCGTCGGGGCTGCAGCCCCTGTCGGACTTCTCGGCCGCCCTGCGCTCCGACACGAGGGTGGGCGAAGTGCAGGAACGCACCTATCCGGCGCCGGACGGGACGCCCGTGCACGGGTGGGTCGTCCTGCCCGAGGGGGAGGGACCGCACCCGGTGCTGCTCGTCATCCACGGCGGGCCGTTCGCGCAGTACGGCTGGGGCTACTTCGACGAGGCCCAGGTCTATGCCGCCGCGGGCTACGCGGTGCTGCTGTGCAATCCCCGCGGTGCCGCCGGCTACGGCCAGGCCCACGGGCGGGTCATCAAGGAGGCCATGGGCACCGTGGACCTCGACGACGTCCTGGCATACCTCGACGGCGCGCTCGCAGACTTCGAGGCGATGGACGCCACCCGCCTCGGCGTGATGGGCGGATCCTACGGCGGATACCTGACCGCATGGACGATCGCGCACGACCACCGCTTCGAGGCCGCGATCGTCGAACGGGGTTACCTGGACCCGCCGTCGTTCGTGGGGTCCTCCGACATCGGCTGGTTCTTCTCGGAGGCGTACACCGGCACGGATCCGGCGCGCGTCGAGGCACAGAACCCATTCGCGAAGATCGGGCAGGTGCGGACCCCCGCCTTCGTCATCCACTCCGAGGAGGACCTCCGCTGCCCGATCGAACAGGCGCAGCGATACTACACGGCGCTGAAGAAGCAGGGCGTGGAGACCGAAATGCTGGTGTTCCCGGGCGAGACCCACGAACTCTCGCGGTCGGGCTCGCCGTGGCACCGCAGGCAGCGCTTCGACCACATCCTGAGGTGGTGGGCCAGGTACCTGCCGACGGACGCGAACCCGTCCACCACCGCGGTGCGGTAG
- the def1 gene encoding peptide deformylase 1 has protein sequence MSADTPSDPVRPELPVGALLEQVEAVLSVDLPRIVAAGNPVLRRPALEVDGQLDDDTLGRLVATMRRVMHAAPGVGLAAPQIGIPLRIAVLEDEGVQDPVVARARSRSPLPFTVIINPAYEAVGDSLHAFYEGCLSVPGYQAVVERHARITATYTQPDGVTVTRGFEGWPARIVQHETDHLDGRLYLDRAIIRSLSANTEHGRWAQPTVDDARRGLGF, from the coding sequence ATGAGTGCAGATACTCCGAGCGACCCTGTCCGACCCGAGCTGCCGGTCGGGGCCCTCCTCGAGCAGGTCGAGGCCGTCCTGTCGGTGGACCTGCCCCGGATCGTGGCTGCGGGGAACCCGGTGCTGCGCCGGCCGGCGCTCGAGGTCGACGGACAGCTCGACGACGACACCCTGGGCCGGCTCGTCGCCACGATGCGCCGCGTGATGCACGCCGCGCCCGGAGTGGGCCTCGCCGCCCCGCAGATCGGCATCCCGCTGCGGATCGCGGTCCTCGAGGACGAGGGCGTTCAGGACCCGGTGGTCGCCCGGGCTCGTTCCCGCAGTCCCCTGCCGTTCACCGTGATCATCAATCCCGCCTACGAGGCCGTGGGCGACTCCCTCCACGCGTTCTACGAGGGCTGCCTGTCGGTGCCCGGCTACCAGGCCGTCGTCGAGCGTCATGCCCGTATCACGGCCACCTACACGCAGCCGGACGGCGTCACGGTCACGAGAGGGTTCGAGGGCTGGCCCGCACGGATCGTCCAGCACGAGACGGACCACCTGGACGGCCGGCTCTACCTGGACCGGGCGATCATCCGATCCCTCAGTGCGAACACCGAGCACGGCCGCTGGGCGCAGCCGACCGTCGACGACGCGCGGCGGGGCCTCGGCTTCTGA
- the uvrA_2 gene encoding excinuclease ABC subunit A, whose amino-acid sequence MTTATTDVQQARLHAADTHDLIRVQGARENNLRNVSVDIPKRRLSVFTGVSGSGKSSLVFNTIAAESQRMINETYSAFLQGFMPTLARPEVDVLEGLTTAIIVDQERMGANPRSTVGTATDVNAMLRIVFSRLGTPRIGSPQAFSFNVASISGAGAVTLERGGTTVKERRSFTITGGMCPRCEGMGSVTDIDLTQLYDDTKSLNGGALTIPGYSMDGWYGRIFGGCGFFDADKPIRDFTKRELQDLLHKEPTKIKVDGINITYEGLVPKIQKSMLSKDREAMQPHIRAFVDRAVTFTTCPECDGTRLSEAARSSKIAGLSIADACALQISDLAAWVRELREPSVAPLLTALGETLDSFVEIGLGYLSLDRPSGTLSGGESQRTKMIRHLGSSLTDITYVFDEPTIGLHPHDIQRMNDLLLRLRDKGNTVLVVEHKPELIGIADHVVDLGPGAGTAGGTVCFEGTVEGLRHSGTLTGRHLDDRASLKEAVRARNRALEIRGATSHNVQDVDVDIPLGVLCVVTGVAGSGKSSLIHGSVSGRDGVVAVDQTAIKGSRRSNPATYTGMLEPIRKAFAKANGVKPALFSANSDGACPTCNGAGVIFTDLAMMAGVATTCEVCGGKRFQAEVLEYKLGGKDISEVLSMPVTEATGFFGAGEARVAAAHAILSRLSDVGLGYLSLGQPLTTLSGGERQRLKLATQMGGKGSVYVLDEPTAGLHLADVENLLGLLDRLVDAGKSVLVIEHHQAVMAHADWIIDIGPGAGHDGGKVVFEGTPADLVASRATLTGRHLAEYVQNRPAG is encoded by the coding sequence ATGACCACGGCCACGACGGACGTCCAGCAGGCCCGGCTGCACGCAGCCGATACCCACGACCTCATCCGGGTGCAGGGGGCGCGCGAGAACAACCTGAGGAACGTCTCGGTCGACATCCCGAAACGCCGCCTCTCGGTCTTCACGGGTGTCTCCGGCTCCGGCAAGAGTTCCCTCGTCTTCAACACCATCGCCGCCGAGTCGCAGCGCATGATCAACGAGACCTACAGCGCCTTCCTGCAGGGCTTCATGCCCACGCTCGCACGCCCCGAGGTCGATGTCCTCGAAGGGCTGACGACGGCGATCATCGTGGACCAGGAACGCATGGGCGCCAATCCGCGGTCCACGGTGGGTACCGCCACCGATGTCAATGCGATGCTGCGCATCGTCTTCTCCCGCCTGGGAACCCCCCGGATCGGGTCTCCGCAGGCCTTCTCGTTCAACGTCGCCTCCATCAGCGGCGCCGGCGCGGTGACGCTCGAGCGTGGCGGCACCACGGTGAAGGAGCGGCGCAGCTTCACCATCACGGGTGGCATGTGCCCACGGTGCGAAGGCATGGGCTCCGTGACGGACATCGATCTCACGCAGCTCTACGACGACACGAAGTCCCTGAACGGGGGAGCGCTGACCATCCCCGGCTACAGCATGGACGGGTGGTACGGCCGGATCTTCGGCGGCTGCGGCTTCTTCGACGCCGACAAGCCCATCCGCGACTTCACCAAGCGTGAGCTGCAGGACCTGCTCCACAAGGAACCGACCAAGATCAAGGTCGACGGCATCAACATCACGTACGAGGGCCTGGTGCCCAAGATCCAGAAGTCGATGCTGTCCAAGGATCGCGAGGCGATGCAGCCGCACATCCGCGCCTTCGTCGACCGGGCCGTCACGTTCACCACGTGCCCCGAGTGCGACGGCACCCGGTTGAGCGAGGCGGCGCGCTCCTCGAAGATCGCGGGCCTCAGCATCGCCGACGCGTGCGCCCTGCAGATCAGCGACCTCGCCGCCTGGGTGCGGGAGCTCCGCGAACCCTCGGTGGCGCCGCTCCTGACGGCGCTGGGGGAGACCCTCGACTCGTTCGTCGAGATCGGGCTCGGCTACCTCAGCCTCGACCGCCCGTCCGGGACGCTGTCCGGCGGCGAGTCCCAGCGCACCAAGATGATCCGCCACCTCGGCTCGTCGCTCACCGACATCACCTACGTCTTCGACGAGCCCACGATCGGCCTGCACCCACACGACATCCAGCGCATGAACGACCTGCTCCTGCGCCTGCGGGACAAGGGCAACACCGTGCTGGTCGTCGAGCACAAACCCGAGCTGATCGGGATAGCGGACCACGTCGTCGACCTCGGTCCGGGCGCCGGGACCGCGGGCGGCACGGTCTGCTTCGAGGGTACCGTCGAGGGTCTGCGGCACAGCGGGACGCTCACGGGCCGGCACCTCGACGACCGCGCCTCGCTCAAGGAAGCCGTGCGTGCGCGCAACCGTGCACTGGAGATCAGGGGTGCGACATCGCACAACGTGCAGGACGTCGACGTCGACATCCCCCTGGGCGTGCTGTGCGTGGTCACGGGCGTGGCGGGCTCCGGCAAGAGCTCGCTGATCCACGGCTCCGTGTCCGGCCGGGACGGCGTCGTCGCGGTGGACCAGACGGCCATCAAGGGCTCGCGCCGCAGCAACCCCGCCACGTACACCGGCATGCTGGAGCCCATCCGGAAGGCCTTCGCGAAGGCCAACGGCGTCAAACCGGCACTGTTCAGTGCGAATTCGGACGGCGCATGTCCCACCTGCAACGGGGCCGGCGTCATCTTCACGGACCTCGCCATGATGGCCGGGGTCGCGACCACCTGCGAGGTGTGCGGGGGCAAGCGGTTCCAGGCCGAGGTCCTCGAGTACAAGCTCGGCGGCAAGGACATCAGCGAGGTCCTGTCCATGCCTGTCACCGAGGCCACCGGATTCTTCGGCGCGGGCGAGGCGAGGGTCGCCGCGGCGCACGCGATCCTCAGCAGGCTGTCCGACGTCGGGCTCGGCTACCTGAGCCTCGGCCAGCCGCTGACCACGCTCTCCGGCGGTGAACGGCAGCGCCTGAAGCTGGCGACGCAGATGGGCGGCAAGGGGAGCGTCTACGTCCTGGACGAGCCGACCGCCGGTCTCCATCTCGCCGACGTCGAGAACCTCCTCGGCCTGCTGGACCGGCTGGTGGACGCCGGCAAGTCCGTCCTCGTCATCGAGCACCATCAGGCGGTGATGGCGCACGCGGACTGGATCATCGACATCGGCCCCGGAGCCGGGCACGACGGCGGCAAGGTGGTCTTCGAAGGAACACCGGCAGACCTCGTCGCTTCCCGGGCGACGCTCACCGGACGGCACCTCGCCGAGTATGTCCAGAACAGACCGGCCGGTTGA